The genomic region TGCTGCCCACCGGCCGGAACTTCTACTCCGTGGACCCCAAGGCGATCCCCAGCCGCAACGCCTGGGACGTCGGCGTCGCCCTCGCGGACTCGCTGCTGGCCCGCCACCTCACCGACACCGGCGAGTACCCGCGCTCGGTCGGGCTCACCGTCTGGGGCACCAGCGCGATGCGGACCCAGGGCGACGACATCGCCGAGGTCCTGGCGCTGCTCGGCTGCCGCCCCACCTGGGACGACCGGTCCCGCCGGGTCACCGGCGTCGAGGTGGTGCCGCTGGCCGAGTTGGACCGCCCCCGGATCGACGTCACCGTCCGCATCTCCGGCTTCTTCCGCGACGCCTTCCCGCACGTGGTGGCGCTGATCGACGACGCGGTTCGGCAGGTCGCCGCCCTGGACGAGCCGGCCGAGCGCAACTTCGTCCGCGCCCACGTCACCGCCGACGTGGCCGAGCACGGCGACGAGCGGCGGGCCACCGCCCGGATCTTCGGCTCGAAGCCCGGGGCGTACGGGGCGGGGTTGCTGCCGCTCATCGACGCCCGGAACTGGCGCAGCGACGCCGACCTGGCCGAGGTGTACGCCGTCTGGGGCGGCTACGCCTACGGCCGGGGGCTGAACGGGCGGGAGGCGCGGGCCGACATGGAACGCTCCTTCGCCCGGATCGCGGTGGCGGTGAAGAACCAGGACACCCGCGAGCACGACATCGTCGACTCCGACGACTACTTCCAGTACCACGGCGGCATGGTGGCGATGGTCCGCCACCTCACCGGCGCCGCGCCCGCCGCGTACGTGGGCGACTCGGCGATGCCGCACGACGTGCGCACCCGGACGCTGGGTGAGGAGACCCGGCGGGTGTTCCGCGCCCGGGTCGTCAATCCGAAGTGGATCGCGGCGATGCGTCGACACGGCTACAAGGGCGCGTTCGAGCTGGCCGCGACCGTGGACTACCTGTTCGGCTACGACGCCACCGCGGGCGTGGTCGACGACTGGATGTACGAGCACCTGGCCGCCGCGTACGTCTTCGATCCCACCACCAGGGCGTTCCTGGAGGAGTCGAACCCGTGGGCGCTGCGCGGCATCACCGAACGGCTGCTCGAGGCCGCCGACCGGAAGCTGTGGGCCGAACCCGACCCGGCGACCCTCGACCGGCTCCGCGAGACGTACCTGGCCAGCGAGGGCGACCTGGAGGACCGGGCATGACCACGTTTCCGTTCAGCGCGGTGCTCGGCATGGACGACATGCGTCTCGCCCTGCTGCTCAACGCGGTCAGCCCGGCCATCGGCGGGGTCCTGGTCCGGGGCGAGAAGGGCACCGCGAAGTCCACCGCGGTGCGGGCCCTGGCCGCCCTGCTGCCCCCGGTCGACCACGTGACCGGCTGCCGCTTCGCGTGCGACCCGGCCGCACCCGACCCGGGCTGCCCGGACGGCCCGCACCCGACCGGCGTCGGCACCGAACGGCGCCCGGCCCGGCTGGTCGAGCTGCCGGTCGGCGCCGCCGAGGACCGGGTGGTCGGCTCGCTGGACCTGGAGAAGGCCCTCGCCGCCGGGGTACGCGCCTTCGAGCCGGGCCTGCTCGCCGCCGCCCACCGCGGGGTGCTCTACGTCGACGAGGTCAACCTGCTCCACGACCACCTGGTGGACCTGCTGCTCGACGCGGCCGCCATGGGCCGCAGCCACGTCGAGCGGGAGGGCGTGTCGGTCAGCCACGCGTCCCGCTTCCTGCTGGTCGGCACGATGAACCCGGAGGAGGGGGAGCTGCGCCCGCAGCTGCTCGACCGGTTCGGGCTCACCGTCGAGGTGGGAGCCAGCCGGGACCCGGCCGTCCGGGTGGAGGTGGTCCGTCGCCGGCTCGCCGCCGACGCGGACCCGGCCGGCTTCGCCACCCGCTGGGCCGACGCCGACGCCGAGATCGCCCGGCGCGTCGCCGCCGCGCGCGACCGGCTCGACCGGGTGCTGCTGCCGGACGCCGCGCTGCGGCAGATCGCCGAGGTCTGCGCCGCGTTCGACGTGGACGGTATGCGCGCCGACATCGTCACCGCCCGCACGGCGATCGCCCACGCCGCCTGGCACGACCGCGACCGGGTCACCGTGGACGACGTCCGGGTGGCCGCGCGGCTGGCCCTGCCGCATCGGCGCCGCCGCGACCCGTTCGACACGCCGGGGCTGGACGAGAAGCGGCTCGACGAGGCCCTGGACCGGGCCGGCGGCGACGATCCGGACGACGACCCACCCGGCGGCCCGTCGGGCGGTCCGCCCGACGACCCGGACGGCGGCCCGCAGCACCCGTCGGGTGGCCCGGGCGTGGACGGCCCGGACCCCGCCGACGGCGAACGAGGCTCGGACGGCCGGAATCGGGCCGCGGCCGGACGGGACGCCGACGACCGGGGTCGTTCCGACGCCGACCCGGCCGGCAGCCCGTCCGCCGGGGTAACCCCGGTGGCCGCACCGCGGGCCGGCCTGCGGGCCCGGCTGCTCACCGCGCCCGGCGTCGGCGACGGGGTACCCGGCCGGCGGTCCCGGGCCCGCACCGGCCGGGGCCGCACCAGCGGGGCGCGGGTTCCGAGCGGCGGGCGGGCCGGCGCGCTGCACCTGCCCGCCACCGTCCGCGCCGCCGCTCCGCACCAGGTGGCCCGCGGCCGCAATGCCGGCCCGCTGCGGCTGCGCCCGGCCGACGTGCGCGAGGCGATCCGCGAGGGGCGTGAGGGAAACTTGGTGCTCTTCCTGGTTGACGCGAGCGGGTCGATGAGCGCCCGCCAGCGGATGGCCGACGTCAAGGGCGCCGCGCTCGCCCTGCTCACCGACGCGTACCAGCGGCGGGACAAGGTGGCCGTGGTCGCCTTCCGGGGCGCCGGAGCGCAGACCTTGCTGCCGGCCACCTCGTCGGTGCTCGCCGCGTCGGCCCGGCTCGCCGAGCTGCCCACCGGCGGGCGTACACCGCTCGCCGAGGGCCTGCTCGCCGCCGTCGAGCTGCTGCGGGTGGAGCGGCTCCGCGACCCGCGCCGCCGCCCCCTGGTGCTGGTGCTCACCGACGGGCGGGCCACCGCCGGCGACCGTCCGCTGGAGCGGGCCGCCCACGCGGCCACCGTGCTCGCCGCCACCGGCGCCCCGTGCGTCGTCGTCGACTGCGAGTCCGGCCCGGTCCGCCTCCACCTGGCCGCCCGCCTGGCCGCGACCCTGAACGCCCCCCTCCACCCCCTCACCGCACTCACCCACCTCTCGCGATCGGGCACCCTCCGCTCCGGCGGACCGGACGAAGCCGGGCACGGAAGGGGCACAAACCGCACGATCGCGAACGCCGAGGCCCAGCCGCGAAGGAGCGCCGCCTGATGCCGCAGGGGAAGCCGACCCACGTTCCCGCCGACGGACTCACCACCCGGCAGCGGCGCCACCGTCCGCTGCTGCTCGTCCACACCGGACAGATGAAGGGGAAGTCGACCGCCGCGTTCGGGCTCGCGCTGCGCGCCTGGACCGCCGGCCTGCCCATCGGGGTGTTCCAGTTCGTGAAGAGCGCCAAGTGGCGGGTGGGGGAGGAGAACGCCTTCCGTGCGCTCGGCGAGGTGCACGAGCGCACCGGACAGGGCGCCCCGGTGGCCTGGCACAAGATGGGCGAAGGCTGGTCCTGGATCCAGCGCGGCGGCGAGGCCGACCACGCCGCGGACGCCCTGGAGGGCTGGCGACAGATCCAGCGGGACCTGGCCGCGCAGCGGTACGGGCTCTACGTGCTCGACGAGTTCACCTACCCGATGAAGTGGGGCTGGGTGGACGTGGACGAGGTGGTCGACACCCTCGCCGCCCGGCCGGGCTTCCAGCACGTCGTCATCACCGGCCGGGACGCCGACCGGCGCCTGGTCGAGGCCGCCGACCTGGTCGCCGAGCTGACCAAGGTCAAGCACCCGATGGACGCCGGCCAGAAGGGCCAGAAGGGCATCGAGTGGTGAGCCCGCGATCCGACGAGGCCGCGACGCCGGGTCCGACACCGGGCCCGGCGGCGCCGTGGGCGCTGCCCCGGGTGGTGGTCGCCGCCCCGGCGAGCGGGCACGGCAAGACCACGATCGCCACCGGCCTGCTCGCCGCGCTGCGCCGGCGGGGCCTGACGGTCAGCCCGCACAAGGTCGGCCCCGACTACATCGACCCCGGCTACCACGCCCTCGCCGCCGGCCGGCCCGGCCGAAACCTCGACCCCTGGCTGGTCGGCGAGGAGCGGATCGCGCCGCTGCTGCGGCACGGCGCGAGCGCGCCCACACCGGCCGACATCGCCGTCGTCGAGGGCGTGATGGGCCTGCACGACGGCGCGGTCGGCCGGCGCGGTCACGCCTCCACCGCGCACGTCGCCCGGCTCGTCGAGGCCCCGGTGCTGCTGGTGCTGGACACCACCGCCCAGGGCCGGTCGGCCGCCGCGCTGGCACTCGGCATGGCCGCCTTCGACCCCCGGGTGCGCCTCGGCGGGGTCATCCTCAACCGGGTCGGCTCGCCCCGGCACGAGACGCTGCTGCGCGACGCGCTCGCCGAGGTGGACGTACCGGTGCTCGGGGCGGTCACCCGGACGGCCGAGGTCGCCGCGCCCTCGCGACACCTCGGGCTGGTGCCGGTCGCCGAGCGGGCGCCGGAGTCCGTCGCCGTGGTGCGCGCCCTCGCGGACCTCGTCGAGTCCACCGTGGACCTCGACGCGGTGCTCGACCTGGCCCGTACCGCCCCGTCGCTGACCGCGCCGGCCTGGGACCCGGTCGCCGCCGTCGGCGGCCCGGCGGGCGCCGGCCGCCCGGTCGTGGCGCTCGCCGGCGGCGCGGCCTTCACCTTCTCGTACGCGGAGACCGCCGAACTGCTCACCGCGGCGGGCGCGACCGTCGCCAGCGTCGACCCGCTGCGCGACTCCGCGCTGCCCGCCGGCACCCGCGCGGTGGTGATCGGCGGTGGCTTCCCCGAGGCGTACGCGGACCAGCTCGCCGCCAACACCGCGCTCCGCGCCGAGCTGGCCGACTTCGCCGGCCCGGTGGTCGCCGAGTGCGCCGGCCTGCTCTACCTCGGCCGCGCCCTGGACGGGGTGCCGATGTGCGGACGGCTCGACCTCACCGCCCGGATGACGGGCAGGCTCACCCTCGGCTACCGCGATGCCGTCGTCGCCAGCGACTCCCCGCTGCACCGGGCCGGCGAGCCGGTACGCGGGCACGAGTTTCACCGCACGGTCACCGACCCGGGGCACGGCGACGCCCCGGCGTGGCGCTGGGACGGCCAGAACCGCGGCTTCGTCGCCGGCCGGGTGCACGCCTCCTACCTGCACACCCACTGGGCCGGCCACCCCGAGGCCGCCCGCCGCCTGGTCGAGGCGGCGGCCTCGTGAGCGCGTCGGACGGCGTGTCCACGCTGACCGGGGTGGGCGTCGGTCCGGGTGACCCGGAGCTGCTCACCGTCAAGGCGGTCCGGGTGCTGCGCGAGGCCGACGTGGTGTTCGTACCCGTGCTGGACCGGCTCGCCGCGGAGCGCGACGCGCCGCCCGGCCGGGCCGAGACCACCGTGCTCGCGCACGTGGCCGCGGCCCGACTGCGCCGGCTGCCGTTCGCCCTCGACGACCGGGGCGGGGTGACCGCCCGCCGGGAACGCGCCTGGAACCAGGCGGCCCGGACGGTCGTCGCCGCGATGGACGGCGGCGCCCGCGCGGTCGCCTTCGCCACCATCGGTGACCCCAACGTCTACTCCACCTTCGGCTACCTCGCCCAGGGCGTCCGGGCGCTGCGCCCGACGGTCGAGGTGCGCACCGTGCCCGGTGTCACCGCCATGCAGGACCTCGCGGCGCGCAGCGGCGTGCCGCTCTGCGAGGGACGCGAGCCGCTGACCCTGCTGCCGGCCACCGCCGGGCTGGCGCTGTTCGAGGACGCCCTGGCCGGCCCGGGGACCGTGGTCGCCTACAAGGGCTGGCGCCGCCACCCCGAGCTGGTCGCCGCGCTGCGTCGGCGCGACCGCCTCGACGACGCGGTGCTCGGCCGCGGCCTCGGACTGCCCGGCGAACGGATCGGCCCGGCCACCGAGCCCGACGACGACCTGCCGTACCTGTCGACGCTGCTGGTCCCGGCCCGCCGGGACCGCCGGGGAGGAAAGCTGTGACCACCGACCACACTCCGGCGACGACGGGCACCGTGTGGTTCGTCGGCGCCGGCCCGGGTGCCGCGGACCTGCTGACCCTGCGCGCCGCCCGCGTGATCGGCGCCGCCGACATCGTGATCTGGGCGGCCAGCCTGGTCCACGCCGACGTGCTCCAGCACGCCCGGCCCGACGCCGAGATCGTCGACTCCGCGCGACTGCCGATCGAGGGCGTGCTGCCGCTCTACGAACGCGCCGCCGCCGAGGGGCTCACCGTGGCACGGATCCACTCCGGCGACCCGGCGCTGTGGGGCGCGGTGCAGGAACAACTCGACCTGTGCCGGGCGCTCGGCCTGGCGGTGGAGATCGTGCCCGGGGTGTCGTCGTTCACCGCGGTCGCGGCGATCGTCGGGCGGGAACTGACCATCCCCGAGGTCGCCCAGTCGGTCATCCTCACCCGCCTCGAAGGCGGCAAGACCCCGATGCCGCCGGGCGAGCGGGTACGCGAGTTCGCCCGGCACGGCACCACCATGGCGCTCTTCCTCTCCGCCGCCCGCTCCGGGCAGGTGCAGGCCGAGCTGCTGGCCGGCGGGTATCCGGCGGACACCCCGGCCGTGGTGGCGTACCAGGCGACCTGGCCCGACGAGCTGGTGGTGCGCTGCACGGTCGGCACCCTCGCCGCGAGGGTGAAGGAGCACCGGCTCTGGAAGCACACGCTCTTCCTGGTCGGCCCGGCGCTCGCCGCCACCGGCACCCGCTCACACCTGTACCACCCCGGGCACTTCCACACGTTCCGCCGGGCCGAACCCGCCGCCCGGGCCGAGCTCCGCCAGGCGCGGCGGGCCGGCGGCGATCCGGCATGACGTACGCCGAGCCGCCGCTGCGCGAGCCGGACCTGCCGCGTACCGCGAAGGCCCGGCCCACCGCGCTGCGCACCGGCTGGACCACCGGGGCGTGCGCCACGGCGGCGGCGAAGGCCGCGGTGACCGCGCTGGTCTCCGGGGTCCCGCAGGGGGAGGTCGAGATCGGGCTTCCCGCCGGCCGGCGGGTCACCTTCGAGGTGGCCCGCTGCGACCTGATCCCTGGCCCGCCCACCCGCGCCGAGGCGGTCGTGGTGAAGGACGCCGGCGACGACCCGGACGTCACCCACGGCGCGGAACTGACCGCGAGCGCGGACTGGCGGGCCGAGCCGGGCCTGCGCCTGGCCGGCGGACCGGGCGTCGGCACCGTGACCAAGCCCGGGCTGGGTCTGCCGGTCGGCGGGCCGGCGATCAACGAGACTCCCCGCCGCATGATCACCGCCGCCGTCGGCGAGGTGGTCGACCTGACCCGGGTCGGCGTACGCGTGGTGATCAGCGTGCCGCGGGGCGAGATCATGGCGCGCAAGACCACCAACCGGCGCCTCGGCATCCTCGGCGGCATCTCGATCCTCGGCACCACCGGGATCGTCCGGCCGTTCTCCACCGCCTCCTGGCGGGCCAGCGTGGTGCAGGCCGTCCACGTGATGGCGGCCCAGGGGGAGCGGACCGTCGTGCTCTGCACCGGCGGGCGCACCGAGCGGGCGGCCCGGGCGCTGCTGCCGGAGCTGCCCGAGGTCTGCTTCGTCGAGGTCGGCGACTTCACCGGCGCGGCGGTCACCGCTGCCGTCGCCGACGGCCTGACCGGGGTGGTGTTCGTCGGGATGGCCGGCAAGCTGGCGAAGCTCGCCGCCGGCGTGCTGATGACCCACTACACCCGCTCCAAGGTGGACCTCTCCCTGCTCGGCGCGGTCACCGCCGAGGCCGGCGGCACACCCGAGGTGGCCGCGGCGGTGACCGCGGCGAACACCGGGCGGCACGCGTACGAGCTGTGGGAGGCCGCCGGACTGCTCGGCCCGGCCGGGGACCTGCTCTGCCGTCGCGTCCAGCAGGTGCTGCGCCGCTTCGCCGAGCACGCCGTCACGGTCGACGTGGCCATGGTGGACTTCGCCGGCTCTCGCCTGGTCGCCTCCTCGGGCCGGTGGGCCGCATGACGCCCCCTCCGTGCCCGTCGCGGGACGCCGTGACGGGCGACCGTGGCCCGACACCGAGCGCTGACCCTGGCCCGGCACGGGGCGTCGTGACGCTGGGTGACCTTGGCCCTGGGGTGTGTGCCTACGAGCGTTATGACTCTCCGGCATATTTATGGCGCAGAGTCATGACGCCCATCAGCGAAGTGCTCCCCGCCGGCCGACACGCC from Micromonospora sp. WMMD812 harbors:
- a CDS encoding cobyrinate a,c-diamide synthase, with amino-acid sequence MSPRSDEAATPGPTPGPAAPWALPRVVVAAPASGHGKTTIATGLLAALRRRGLTVSPHKVGPDYIDPGYHALAAGRPGRNLDPWLVGEERIAPLLRHGASAPTPADIAVVEGVMGLHDGAVGRRGHASTAHVARLVEAPVLLVLDTTAQGRSAAALALGMAAFDPRVRLGGVILNRVGSPRHETLLRDALAEVDVPVLGAVTRTAEVAAPSRHLGLVPVAERAPESVAVVRALADLVESTVDLDAVLDLARTAPSLTAPAWDPVAAVGGPAGAGRPVVALAGGAAFTFSYAETAELLTAAGATVASVDPLRDSALPAGTRAVVIGGGFPEAYADQLAANTALRAELADFAGPVVAECAGLLYLGRALDGVPMCGRLDLTARMTGRLTLGYRDAVVASDSPLHRAGEPVRGHEFHRTVTDPGHGDAPAWRWDGQNRGFVAGRVHASYLHTHWAGHPEAARRLVEAAAS
- a CDS encoding cobalt-precorrin-5B (C(1))-methyltransferase gives rise to the protein MTYAEPPLREPDLPRTAKARPTALRTGWTTGACATAAAKAAVTALVSGVPQGEVEIGLPAGRRVTFEVARCDLIPGPPTRAEAVVVKDAGDDPDVTHGAELTASADWRAEPGLRLAGGPGVGTVTKPGLGLPVGGPAINETPRRMITAAVGEVVDLTRVGVRVVISVPRGEIMARKTTNRRLGILGGISILGTTGIVRPFSTASWRASVVQAVHVMAAQGERTVVLCTGGRTERAARALLPELPEVCFVEVGDFTGAAVTAAVADGLTGVVFVGMAGKLAKLAAGVLMTHYTRSKVDLSLLGAVTAEAGGTPEVAAAVTAANTGRHAYELWEAAGLLGPAGDLLCRRVQQVLRRFAEHAVTVDVAMVDFAGSRLVASSGRWAA
- the cobO gene encoding cob(I)yrinic acid a,c-diamide adenosyltransferase: MPQGKPTHVPADGLTTRQRRHRPLLLVHTGQMKGKSTAAFGLALRAWTAGLPIGVFQFVKSAKWRVGEENAFRALGEVHERTGQGAPVAWHKMGEGWSWIQRGGEADHAADALEGWRQIQRDLAAQRYGLYVLDEFTYPMKWGWVDVDEVVDTLAARPGFQHVVITGRDADRRLVEAADLVAELTKVKHPMDAGQKGQKGIEW
- a CDS encoding VWA domain-containing protein gives rise to the protein MTTFPFSAVLGMDDMRLALLLNAVSPAIGGVLVRGEKGTAKSTAVRALAALLPPVDHVTGCRFACDPAAPDPGCPDGPHPTGVGTERRPARLVELPVGAAEDRVVGSLDLEKALAAGVRAFEPGLLAAAHRGVLYVDEVNLLHDHLVDLLLDAAAMGRSHVEREGVSVSHASRFLLVGTMNPEEGELRPQLLDRFGLTVEVGASRDPAVRVEVVRRRLAADADPAGFATRWADADAEIARRVAAARDRLDRVLLPDAALRQIAEVCAAFDVDGMRADIVTARTAIAHAAWHDRDRVTVDDVRVAARLALPHRRRRDPFDTPGLDEKRLDEALDRAGGDDPDDDPPGGPSGGPPDDPDGGPQHPSGGPGVDGPDPADGERGSDGRNRAAAGRDADDRGRSDADPAGSPSAGVTPVAAPRAGLRARLLTAPGVGDGVPGRRSRARTGRGRTSGARVPSGGRAGALHLPATVRAAAPHQVARGRNAGPLRLRPADVREAIREGREGNLVLFLVDASGSMSARQRMADVKGAALALLTDAYQRRDKVAVVAFRGAGAQTLLPATSSVLAASARLAELPTGGRTPLAEGLLAAVELLRVERLRDPRRRPLVLVLTDGRATAGDRPLERAAHAATVLAATGAPCVVVDCESGPVRLHLAARLAATLNAPLHPLTALTHLSRSGTLRSGGPDEAGHGRGTNRTIANAEAQPRRSAA
- the cobM gene encoding precorrin-4 C(11)-methyltransferase yields the protein MTTDHTPATTGTVWFVGAGPGAADLLTLRAARVIGAADIVIWAASLVHADVLQHARPDAEIVDSARLPIEGVLPLYERAAAEGLTVARIHSGDPALWGAVQEQLDLCRALGLAVEIVPGVSSFTAVAAIVGRELTIPEVAQSVILTRLEGGKTPMPPGERVREFARHGTTMALFLSAARSGQVQAELLAGGYPADTPAVVAYQATWPDELVVRCTVGTLAARVKEHRLWKHTLFLVGPALAATGTRSHLYHPGHFHTFRRAEPAARAELRQARRAGGDPA
- the cobI gene encoding precorrin-2 C(20)-methyltransferase, coding for MSASDGVSTLTGVGVGPGDPELLTVKAVRVLREADVVFVPVLDRLAAERDAPPGRAETTVLAHVAAARLRRLPFALDDRGGVTARRERAWNQAARTVVAAMDGGARAVAFATIGDPNVYSTFGYLAQGVRALRPTVEVRTVPGVTAMQDLAARSGVPLCEGREPLTLLPATAGLALFEDALAGPGTVVAYKGWRRHPELVAALRRRDRLDDAVLGRGLGLPGERIGPATEPDDDLPYLSTLLVPARRDRRGGKL